A stretch of DNA from Streptomyces venezuelae:
CCCGCCTTCCAGGCGGGCAACAACCCAGTCGCGGTACTCCTGAAATTTGTCGTCCTTAAGCCCTCGGACATTCTCAATCATGACCGCTTTGGGCTCGATGGCATCGACAAGGTCAAGCATCGTCGGAAAGAGATCGCGCTCATCGTCCTTGCCCAGCTGCTTGCCAGCGTGAGAAAACGGCGGGCAGGGCACGCCACCCGCGAGCAGGTCAAGCTTTCCTGCCTGAAGCGGTCCCCCCAGATGATCGATCGCCTTCTTGAGCGACGTCTCCGGGATGAACTGCTTCACATCGTCGTGAATGATGTCGCAGTATTTCTGCTCGAATCCCCAGCCAGCCCGGCGGTCGATGTTGTGCTGCAGCGTGCGTGCAGCATGCTTGTCGATTTCGACGAGCGCGAGGTGCCTGAAGCCAGCCTGGTGGAGGCCGATGGCCTGCCCCCCGGCTCCCGCGCAAATCTCAATCGAGGTCAGCGTGTGATCGCTGGCTCCCATCGAGTCCTCCTGGTGTGGCAGATGCAGACAGGCCAGTGTCGCATCTGCCAGTGACATCCGGTGGCACTCGCTGCCTGGCCAGCCTCACACCTCGGCACCAGCCTCAGAGACACCCCTTCGCCTCACGCAGCTTTCGCCGCGCCCAGGTGCGCCAGGAGAGCACGCACATCAGCGTCGTCCATCCCTGCCGCCATCGGCTGTTCCTCCTGCAGATCGCCCAGTTGCCGCACCGAGGGGTCGTCCAGGATGCTGCCCATGAACTCAAGCTTTTCGGCCAGCCGGAGCGTGACGATGTCGTCGATCGTGTCGGATGCGGCAAGGACAGTGACGCGGGTCTCAGTGTCCGGCGGCAGCCCGAGACGGTGGATCCGGTCCAGGCTCTGGAGGAAGCGTCCCGCCATGAAGTCCCGGTCCACATAGACCGCGTCATGACACTCGCGGTGGAGACTGATGCCCTCACCCAGGGTGGCGGGGTTGGAGATCAGTACGTGACAGTCCGGGTCCTGCCTGAAGCGGCGCAGCTGCTCCTCCCGGTCCGGCGTACCGCCGTGCACGACTGCGGGCTGGTACGGCCCGAGCATCCGCTCCATGGTCGTAATGCTGCGGACGAAAGTCGACCACACCAGGGTCTTCCGGCCCATCGCGGCATTCTGCGAGACGATCTTCTCTACCTCGCGGTATTTCGGCGGAACCTCGTGCTGCGGGAGACTCTGGAGCAGCGCGAACAACGATTCACCCTCGGGAATGTCCAGCGGCGGCACCTGGAAGCTGAGCGGCTCGTACCGGCTGCTTCCCTCGACGAGCAAAGCAGGGCTCGTCGCAGCCATCAGCAGTCGGAGCATTGCCTTTCCCAGGCTGTCGAAGTCATCCCGCGAGAGCTCCGCACGCGCCGTGAACCGGCCGACGAGGGCGTCATAGATTTCCCGGTGCAGCCCCTCCATCGGGACCGGTCTGATCACCGGCTGGAAAGGCGGCAGCCCCAGCTCACTCTTTGTCGTGCGGGTGAAGAGCGGTTTCAGCACGGAGCTGGCATAGGCAAGATCACCACCAGCCACAGCCTGGGTGACCACCCGGCGGCCGTGCCCGGGCCATACGAAGGACAGCAGGTTCTCCAGATCGCGCGCGCCGTTCGGGGCCGGCGTGCCAGTCAGGATCAGACGGCGTCGGCTGAGGGGCCCCAGCGCCATGCAGGCACTGCCATACGTTCCCTCTGCTCCGAGCTTCATACGGTGCGCCTCGTCGAGGATCACCATGGAGGGGGCCGCGCGCAGCCATCCAGCGAGTCCCGTGAGGGACCGGTCCAGCCGCTCGTAGTTGACGATCAGGATTTCGGCGTGCGGATCGGGGGACCTGCCCATGATCCTGGCCGTCGGCGCCTCGTGGAAGCATTCGCCGCTCTCGCCCACCCACGACTCGTAGGCAGACTTGGGGCTGACGACGAGCAGCCGCCGCGCCTCCCCGCGTTCCTTCATCGCGGCGTAGACCGCGAGTCCCACACGCGTCTTTCCCGCACCGGGAACACTGAAGTTCGCCCCGTGCTTCATGGACAGCAAACGTGCGATGTCCCGTCGCTGGAAGTTCGTGAGATCCGCGCGCCAGCCACTGCCCAGTGCCGAGGGCACGGCATCTTCGTCCAGCCCCGCGACGTCTTGTGGCCCCTGCTCCAGATGCTCTGCCGCCCGGTCCGCGTCATCCAGGACGTCATTGACCAGGGTGAGGAGCTCCTCGTCCCACTCGACCGGCTCGCCCTCCGGCCAGTCCAGCAGCACGTTGAGACCGGAGAGGAAGTCATCGAGCGGCACTTCCGCCATCAGCGGGCCGCGCTGCCCGCCTACGGGGAAGCTGGCCACCAGATGGTTCAACTCAGCCTTGAACGGCTCGGCCGCCCGCAGCACGGCATTCGTCCGGGAGACGTCGAACCCGAGCCATAGGGACGGTTGCACCACCCCGGTCATTCGCCCTCCCTGCGCATGGCGTCCAGCAGCCACGCCACGCCGTCGCCCGGCTCCTCGATACGGGCGGCCTCACGTGCCAGCTTCAGAAGGCTCGACCTGAGCGCCAGCACTGCTTCGTCAAGGCTTTCGTCGTCCTGGCTTCGGGAGGCCCGGGCGAGCGCCATGTCCGTTGTGCACTGGTCGATGGACTGGATCGCGTCATAGAGGCGGTCCGGCGCGGCTTGCTTCCGCTTGCGTACCCGGGCGTCCTTGCCGGCCGGAACGAGAGCCTCCTCAACTGCTTCCTTGGCCTGCTTCCATACGGATGCGGCCTGCTGGGCTTCCTCAGCGGAGACAGTCTCCGGAGCCCGTTCCACCGCCTTCGCCCGCAGCAGCACGTTGGTAAGCGCCTTGGCCGCCACCACCTGGGGACTGTCACCGCGCACGGCCCGGTTCAGGCCAGGGATCATCCGGCCGGCCGACTCGGCTGGGGCCTGCTTGAGCTGTTCCGGGAGGTGACGCTGCAGGTAACGGGTCCGGAAGTCCTCATCAGCGAGACGGACGTCCGTCTTGGAGAACTCCAGCACGATCAAGGCCAGTTTGTTCTCCTTCAGCAGATCTGCCTGGCCGGGATTCCGCTTGGACGCCTTGGCGAAGGCCCGGTGGAGCTCCCGGAGCTTCTCCTGGGCGTCTTCGAAATCCATCAGTTTGAGCTGGGCCGGCCCCGCCTTGGACCGGGTGACCAGATCCTTGAGGCAGGACAGCACCCACAGATCCTCATCGGCTGTAGCCGTCCGGATCCGGAAGTCCTTCGCGATGTCCGCGAGCGGCCTTCCCTGGTTGACCTGCTCCTCGATGGTCAGCAGCCGGTTGATGTAGGAGTACGGCCGACGGGTGTCGTGACGAAGCTGGAGTGAGAGCTCAACCGCGTTGATGTCGGCCCACGTGCATGTCGCCGGCAGCACGCCCACCCGGACACTGGTGACGCCGAGCTCACGGAGTGCCGCTACGCGGGTGTTTCCATTGACCAGAATGCCGTCACGGGTGATGAGTCCCGGCTCGTTCTGGCGATATTCCTTGAGGCTGTCCTTCAGGTCATCGAAGTCCCCGTCCCGCTTGGCCGGGTTCGAGGGCAGTGCCTGAAGGAGGTAGCGCAGGTAGTCCTGGCTGTCGGGAGTCCACGGGTCTTCAGCGAGCAGAAGGTCGCGGTCCGGATCGAAGCTGCGCTGCGCCCGGATCCGGTGCGTGGACGGGTTGTAGTAGACCTGGTCGATCGGCATGTCGATGACCTGGACGACCATCGGCTTGGTCCGCCACTCCACGGTCAGCGTCTCCTGCAGCCCGCCGCCGGCGCTGGCTTCCTTCAGCCGCTGCTCAACCAGTTCTTGGTTCTCGGTGGCACGGGGCGGCCGGCCGAAGTCCCTGCTCACAGTGGTCTCTCCTCTTACCAGCAAGTTGTCACGATGCGGGGTGGGGCCACAGTGCCGCAGCCCCACCAGGGCCTATTGTCAGACTTACGGCGTGCCGAGGGCCTCGCGGACCTCGTCCCTGGACGAGGCCGGCAGCGTGCGGTAGTCCGCCCAGAGACGCTCGACCATCCCGAACTCCCGCTCGTCAGCCTTGATCCAGCCGACGAGCATCCCCCGCTCCATCGCGCTGAGCTTGGCGATGCCGGCCAGCACTCCCGGCAGGTCGGCGGTCAGCCCCTTGCCTCCGACCCGGCACTTGTTGCACTCCGACACCGGCTCCACCGAGGTGCTCCCGTCCGGCTTCTTCACCGGGCGGCGCGCGATGTCGAGCTGAGCAGACTCGTAGGTGCCGTAGAAGACCGCGCCCGGGGTGATGCCGCAGGACCTGCAGTAGTTCCCGTCCTTCGACAGCAGTTCGCGCCGCTGCGTCTCGGTAAGCGACGTCGAAGGCAAGCTCCCCTTGCCCTCCTCCCAGACCGGCTCCCCCACTGCCACGAGGCGCTGCTCGTGCTGGCCGAGCGAAGCGTCCTCACGGTTGGTGTCGATGCGCCAGCCATGCTGACGCAGTTCGCGCACCCGGCGGTCGATCTGGCTCAGGCCGGGGAACGCGGTCCGTACATCCTCCTTGATGAAGATGCCTCCCTCGCCGACCTCAGTCACCAGCCACAAGGCCGCACGCTTCTTGGCCCCGAGCTTCGTATCCGTCCACGACGGCAGAGTCATTCGCAGATCTCCTCAATCCAGTTACCGGAACGCACGTGGCTGAAGCCCGAGGATCCCCCCGTCGCAAACCTCAGCAGACACAGGAACTGTGACCCATCGCCCGCACTGTTTCCAGCCGGTGTCCGAATTCACAGGCAGGTGAAAACCCCTCAGGCGTTCCTCAGGGGCTCCCTTTACGGCGATGCTTTATGGCGTGTGATCTTCGTAGCGAATGGAGCGGTGTTGCCTCAGGAACTGAAGACGTGGGAGAGCTTGTCTCCGGCTCAGCGCGCCCTCGCGACAGCCCTCCAGGAGACGCTCAAGCAAACCGACTGCTCCCAGACGCGGATAGCCGAGGCTGCCCGAATGCGGAAGGGCACGCTGTCCACCCATCTGACGGGCTCCCGCGTGCCCACAGCACCGCTGCTGAAGGACTTCTACCTGGCCGTCAAAGCAGAGACGGACGCCTCGGGCAAGCCCCTCCCGTACACAATCGACCAGCTGATGACCCTCAGGGACAAGGCAGATGTCCGGCACTGCCGCTGTTGCACCGAAGGGCGCGGCAGCAGTGCACATGTGAACGCAGAGGTCCAGCAGACTGACAGTCAGGCGCCGGCTTCGCCGCAGAGCGGTGCGGGACAGCGGCGGATGCATCGCGCCCGCCGGAAGAGGGCCATGGCGCGCCAGTCAGCGGCGGCCGTGGCCAGCCCGCCTGCGCCGGTCCCCTCCGTCGAGGGGGACCGGCGCCCCAAGACGGAACACGCGGCCGTGGC
This window harbors:
- a CDS encoding transcriptional regulator gives rise to the protein MSRDFGRPPRATENQELVEQRLKEASAGGGLQETLTVEWRTKPMVVQVIDMPIDQVYYNPSTHRIRAQRSFDPDRDLLLAEDPWTPDSQDYLRYLLQALPSNPAKRDGDFDDLKDSLKEYRQNEPGLITRDGILVNGNTRVAALRELGVTSVRVGVLPATCTWADINAVELSLQLRHDTRRPYSYINRLLTIEEQVNQGRPLADIAKDFRIRTATADEDLWVLSCLKDLVTRSKAGPAQLKLMDFEDAQEKLRELHRAFAKASKRNPGQADLLKENKLALIVLEFSKTDVRLADEDFRTRYLQRHLPEQLKQAPAESAGRMIPGLNRAVRGDSPQVVAAKALTNVLLRAKAVERAPETVSAEEAQQAASVWKQAKEAVEEALVPAGKDARVRKRKQAAPDRLYDAIQSIDQCTTDMALARASRSQDDESLDEAVLALRSSLLKLAREAARIEEPGDGVAWLLDAMRREGE
- a CDS encoding DEAD/DEAH box helicase encodes the protein MTGVVQPSLWLGFDVSRTNAVLRAAEPFKAELNHLVASFPVGGQRGPLMAEVPLDDFLSGLNVLLDWPEGEPVEWDEELLTLVNDVLDDADRAAEHLEQGPQDVAGLDEDAVPSALGSGWRADLTNFQRRDIARLLSMKHGANFSVPGAGKTRVGLAVYAAMKERGEARRLLVVSPKSAYESWVGESGECFHEAPTARIMGRSPDPHAEILIVNYERLDRSLTGLAGWLRAAPSMVILDEAHRMKLGAEGTYGSACMALGPLSRRRLILTGTPAPNGARDLENLLSFVWPGHGRRVVTQAVAGGDLAYASSVLKPLFTRTTKSELGLPPFQPVIRPVPMEGLHREIYDALVGRFTARAELSRDDFDSLGKAMLRLLMAATSPALLVEGSSRYEPLSFQVPPLDIPEGESLFALLQSLPQHEVPPKYREVEKIVSQNAAMGRKTLVWSTFVRSITTMERMLGPYQPAVVHGGTPDREEQLRRFRQDPDCHVLISNPATLGEGISLHRECHDAVYVDRDFMAGRFLQSLDRIHRLGLPPDTETRVTVLAASDTIDDIVTLRLAEKLEFMGSILDDPSVRQLGDLQEEQPMAAGMDDADVRALLAHLGAAKAA